In the Mytilus galloprovincialis chromosome 10, xbMytGall1.hap1.1, whole genome shotgun sequence genome, one interval contains:
- the LOC143047746 gene encoding uncharacterized protein LOC143047746 — translation MSTTSSFTVSNPIDITSNGSSQEASYCTTEEIVSLRRHHRVKDGIKRLTEKYDSIGNFIPMTGRPPSIASLKSAKEERERLASFGSNGSNSISQSPSRTSFAEGISEHDLLQVEMFYRSHKTDVHVCPSLANLYFGKVVGNKDKWKFAMTGIPVLVLDTGKHQRDRKLHVILAEKGTGFVLWKDKVDQLTAYKAPHANFHTLHLSTDHTRLAGLSFDDKKAAAEFVKKYLEYTSDPDDELLKLSKGKKKKVKTEKPKKFKPPKKTEISQPCCFVHVTKLENSAMENLQNNKSVISGPVAFENLLDVHDKREKDSLEVSSLLGSKLTINSDISSTVSEDPTSISSYQSEKGIPD, via the coding sequence ATGTCGACCACCTCAAGTTTCACAGTATCAAACCCGATTGATATTACTAGTAACGGAAGCTCTCAAGAGGCTTCCTATTGTACTACCGAGGAAATTGTTTCGTTAAGGCGACATCATCGTGTTAAAGATGGAATTAAACGTTTGACAGAAAAGTATGATTCTATCGGGAACTTTATTCCAATGACTGGACGGCCGCCGAGTATAGCATCTCTGAAAAGTGCAAAAGAAGAAAGAGAAAGACTTGCTTCCTTTGGATCTAATGGATCTAATAGTATCAGTCAAAGCCCATCACGAACTTCATTTGCTGAAGGGATTAGTGAGCATGACTTGCTGCAAGTTGAAATGTTTTACCGGAGTCATAAGACTGATGTTCATGTATGTCCAAGTTTAGCTAATTTGTACTTTGGAAAAGTAGTTGGAAATAAAGACAAATGGAAATTCGCAATGACTGGAATACCTGTTCTGGTACTCGACACGGGAAAACACCAGCGTGACAGGAAATTACATGTTATTCTTGCCGAAAAAGGTACAGGGTTCGTGCTTTGGAAAGATAAAGTAGATCAACTTACAGCATATAAAGCTCCGCATGCCAATTTCCACACGTTGCACCTGTCAACAGATCATACTCGATTAGCAGGATTAAGTTTTGACGATAAAAAGGCGGCTGCAGaatttgtcaaaaaatatttggaatacACATCTGATCCAGATGATGAACTACTAAAACTGAGTAAAGGAAAGAAAAAGAAAGTGAAAACTGAGAAACCTAAAAAATTCAAACCACCGAAGAAAACAGAAATTTCACAGCCATGTTGTTTTGTTCATGTGACTAAGCTTGAAAATTCGGCTATGGAGAACTTACAAAATAATAAGAGTGTCATATCTGGTCCAGTAGCATTCGAGAACTTACTGGATGTACACGATAAGAGAGAAAAAGACAGTTTAGAAGTTTCGAGTCTTCTTGGAAGTAAACTCACCATAAACAGTGATATTAGTTCTACCGTGTCTGAAGATCCAACTTCGATTTCAAGTTATCAGTCAGAAAAGGGAATTCCAGACTGA